The DNA region AGCACCAGCGCACAGATATACACCGCGCGGCTGCCTTTAAGGTTTGCCCAAAGCCACCTGAGCTGAAACATATTCTTCCTCCCTTGATATGTCTGTCTTCTTACTTACTCTCATTTTGAAATATTATTCATTATAACACACAGCCCGCGGATTTGAATAGTATATACTATACTTTTCTTAACATATCCTATTATTCATTTTTTGAAAACGTTTTCTTTATTATTACTTCTATCCTTTAAACTGCCGTTTCTCTGAAAGCACACCATACATTCAGTTTACGCTTTCTAGCAACGACTAATACTTTACTCCCCTGCGGATACATTCCTCCTCATATGCAAGAAGGATCCTGTTCTCAATATCTTCACGGGCACTTGCAGTTATCGGGTGAACTATATCGCGGAACTCACCATTTTCATCACGCCTGCTGGGCATCGCCGCGAAAATCCTGTGCTCTCCCTGTACTATTTTTATATCATGCACTGCCAGAACATCATCAAATGTCACACTCACTATCCCCCTCAGCCGACCCCTTTCAGTTATCTTTCTTATTTTTATACCTGTTATCTCCATACTGCCTTATGACCTCACTTTAATTGCGGAAATCATACGAAAAATGCTCCGATTTTATGTCCGTATTTGTTATTTGAGAATATGTTTACCACATAGCAAATAAATATTCTTAAAATGTCAATATTTTTTTTGAAAAGTGTAGTATAATATAATAGAATAAATGTTTTCATACAGGGAGGAACTTCATATGAGTTCGGTACTGACAGAAGAAGCACTAAGCAAGATAAAGCGAGTTCATTTTATCGGCATCGGCGGTTCTGGTATGTATCCGCTGGCGCAGATATTCCATACAAAAGGATACGAGATCACAGGCTCGGACAATAACGAGACGGAAACACTTGAAGCTGTACGCAAGCTCGGTATAAAAGTATTTCTCGGACAGAGAGCCGAGAATATCGAGGGCGCAGAGCTTATAATATACACCGCAGCTATAATGGCTGATAATCCGGAGCTCATCGCGGCAAAAGCAAGCGATGCCATCGTATGCGAAAGGGCGGATATACTCGGCGTTATAACCGGCTGGTATGAGAACGCACTCTGCGTATGCGGCACTCACGGCAAGACTACCACATCTTCAATGCTGACCCAGATCTTCGTTGATGCAGGCGAAGATATCAGCTGTGTTATCGGCGGCAAGCTGCCCAGCATAGGCGGTTCGGGCAGAGCGGGCAAGTCAAAGGATATGGTCTGCGAAGCCTGCGAGTATCAGGATCACTTTCTCAAGCTCCACCCCGACTGCGCGATAATACTCAACGTTGACGCAGATCATCTGGAGTATTTCAAGAATATTGAGAATATCATAAAAAGCTTCCATACATTTGCTGATATGGCAAGCAAGGCTGTTATCTACAATGGCGATGACGCAAACACCAGAAAGTCGTTGGAGGGTATCTCCGGCAAGGAGCTTATAAGCTTCGGCTGGAACAGGGCTAACGATTATTCTGCCGAGATAATAAGCAAAAAGGGTCTGGTGACAAAGTTCACAGCATTCTTCAAGGGTGAGGCTCTGGGAGAAGTTGAAATAAATGTCCCCGGTGACCACAATGTACTGAATGCACTTGCTGCTATGGCTGCCGCAAGGTATTCGGGACTTTCCTTTGAAGCTGCTGCCAAGGGACTTGCAAGTTTCCACGGCGCCATAAGACGCTTCCAGCTGATAGACAAGGTAAAGGGTCTTACAATAGTTGATGACTATGCACATCATCCCAAGGAGATCGAAGTTACTCTCCGCGCGGCTAAAGGCCTTGATTTCAAGAGAGTCTGGGCAGTATTCCAGCCCTTCACCTATTCCCGTACAGAGATACTTATGGACGATTTCGCAAGGGCGCTGGAGATAGCTGATATATCCGTTATAACAGATATCATGGGCAGCCGTGAAAAGAACGAGCACGGCATCTACACCGAAATGCTTGGTGCTAAAACCAAGAATGCTGTCTGGTTCGATACTCCTCACGAGGTAGTTGACAAGCAGACCGCCGAGCAGAAGGAAAAGAACTTCGATGAATGTATCGACTATATAATCAAGAATGCCGAAGACGGAGATATCCTGATAACCTTCGGCTGCGGAGATGTTTACAAACTGGCGAAAAAACTGGCGAAGAAACTCAGAGAGATCGACTGACACAGCGACCGTAAAGGAGGAGCGTATGAAAGTCACCGATAACGAGCGCAAGGTATTTGAATTTATTAAAGAGAGAGTCGAGGAGGGTTATCCCCCTACGGTAAGGGAGATATGCGCCCATTTCGGCTTCAAATCAACTTCTACAGCACACAGGTATATCAAAACGCTGACCGCTAAAGGTTTCCTTGAAAAAAGCGATAACCAGAACCGCGCCATAAAGCTTGTTGGCGGCGGCGGTATGCTGATACCTCTTGTGGGTACAGTAACTGCGGGAACTCCGATAACTGCGATAGAATACGTCAGCGAATATATAAGCTTTCAGCCCGCAAGACACTACGGAAATCCGCTGTTTGCGCTGAAGGTACGCGGAGAGTCCATGATAAATGCCGCTATCCTTGACGGTGACACGGTCGTAGTTGAACAGACTTCCGTTGCCGATAACGGACAGATAGTTGTGGCGCTTGTAGAAGGCAGCGACGCAACAGTCAAGACTTTCTACAAAGAAGAAGGCCATTTCAGACTTCAGCCCGAGAACGACACTATGGATCCGATAATACTTGATAATGTCGAGATACTCGGGCGGGTTGTAGGGGTAATAAGATATATCTGATACCCAAGCAAAGTTTGAAAGGAAAGGGAAGTTTCAATGAAGATAACTTGCAGATTCTGCGGTGCGAACGTTGACAGTTCTGCCAAAATATGCCCGGGCTGCGGAAAAGTTATCCCGGCTTATAAAGGTGCTGAGCTGGGTAATAAAAATCAATTCTCGACTGATAGGGAACGTGACGGGCTCGCTGTATCAAGGCTGACAACTCAGACGCCGTATGCAGCCACAAGGTCGGGCAGACAGATGGAAAAGCTTGATGAGAATTACGGCACGCCCAAAGCCCGCAAAGAGCATCACCCCGATAACTATGATCCCCGCAAGGATACCAAAACCAGTCCCTATTCAACGGGGACAGGCAGCGGTAAGCAGGCTTACAGGAGCGTTTTCAGCAACGGCTTAGCAAATGTTATAAAGTTCATTATAATAATAACCGTCGGTATGTTCCTGTATGCTGTCGGGAAAGTATTCATAGTATCCCATACTAATTATGACTTCAACCTGAACGATAACATCCAGCTAGAAAGCAGCAGCTACGGCGAAGCTTTTGACAGCTATTTTGAACAATGTCACTGGTGGTTCGATTTCAGTGTCAACAAGGTGACGTTCACAGGTATCGACAAAGACGGCGTTGAATACAAAATGGTCTTTGGCAGAGCCCCGGATGGACAGACTGCCGTTAAGGAACTCAGGATCGACGGAAAGAAAATAACCACCGAAGATGCCGATATCATGAGCACTTACATATTAGGAATGTTCATGACACCTAAAGAAATAAAACACGTTTCCGCAACAGGCAAGGGTCTGTAAGCGGACATCTGCACCAAAAGAAACTATCCCATATCACCAAACATTAAAGACCGCGGAACTTTCCGCGGTCTTTTTTACAGTCTTTATTTTGCGGCAAGATATGCTTCAAGGTCGATAGGCCAGCTTTTCAGATCGGGTAATTCTTCAAGAGTAAGTACCCGCTCGCCTGCATAGATCTTATCCCACATCTCAAAAGTGGTGTACCTATCGGAAAGCTGACTGTCCTTTATGGCGAACTCGCCGTTCCATGTGCTGAAATATGCCCATCTCGTCCCCTCGTTGAAAGCGGCATCAGGATCGAACATCGCGCCGTTTTCGGTCTCAGCGATGATCTTGCTGCCTGTAGGTGAACACTCTTTCAGTAAATCGTAGTAATACTTCTGTGAAGAGCTGTCCCGTTCCGCAGGATAGCAGTCGTAGCCTACTATATCCACATACTCGTCTCCGGGATACCAGCTCTGGTTCTGGGCGTTCCACACCCATATGAGATTATCCAGGTGATACTCATTCACGAACTTGTCGTACATCAGTTTGTAGAGTTCCAGATAAGGTTCTCTGCCTGAAGCGCCCCACCAGAACCATGCATTGTTGGGATATCTCGGGTCGCCTGCAGCTTCGTGGAGGGGTCTCCACAGTATAGGGATATCGGCTTCTGCCAAAGGTTTCAGCTGTTCAGCCATGTTGTCAAGCTCTGCAACTATGGCATCGTAGCCCTCTTTGTCCTCACCGCTCATAGCTTTACCCAGGTCAAAATTCGTGCTGTCGGTGTAGAATCCTCTCCACCACGGCTGACCGTTCACTTCAAGATACTGCGAAGGAGCGTGCCAGTGCCAGCAAAGGGTCACTATGCCATTGTGATTGTTATACCAGTCCATTGCCTGAATTGGCACCATATCACCGCCGCCCGCCTTATGGTCTACCTTGGTGGATATGCCAAGGTTCATCACATCAAGTCCGAGTATCGCGGGAGTTTTGCCCGTGCGCTTGTTTATCTCGATAAACTCGCGGGATTCATAGCCCATGTTATCTCCCGAATACTGTCCCGATATGGTATACTTGCCGTATACCGCACGCAGAAAACTGTAAAGCCTTTTTGCGTTGTCACTGGCATTGGGATTGCAAAGCGTATCAGTAACTTCATACTGCGTTAAGTCAACAGGGTCAGCAGGAACGATCTTCAGCGTATCAACATAGATATGCCCCGTTTCCGCACGAACGCCCAGCGTGTGCGAGCCGCCCTCAAGAAGTACATTTTCAGCTGTGACTTCTGCAAATTTCGGATCGCCGGATGTAAACTTCTTGATCGCATTTCCATCTGAAGTGATAAGATTTTCAGAATTCACATTATCGGAAGCCAGACGCAGTATCACGTTGTAGCTTCCTTTTGCAGGCAGTTCTATATCAAATGTCACCTCATCGTCCTTTTCATACAAAGCAACATAGCCGTCGCCTGAAAACTCCCCTGCAAAAGCCTTATCCATAATCATTGCTTCATTCAGCAGAGTGCCCTTCTCCGCTTCAAATTCAAGGGAGAGATCTTCGGAAACATCAGAAGCCGCGGTAAATTCCGAAAGATCAAAGTCACCCGTTGTTTCTGTTACAGCGGGCTTTTCCTCAGCAGTGCTGTCATCGGCTGATTTGCTTTTCGTATCATTCTTTCCATTTTCTTCCTTGGTGCTGTTTCCGCACCCGATCATACCCGCACTCATTGTAAGTGCAAGTGTGAGCGCAAATATCCTTTTGATTTTTTTCATTTGTATACCCTCCGTTTATCCATACCCTTTATGCTGTTATATGTTCGGTATCACCCCTTTCGCATATACGATAAGATATGAAAAAATGGATAATAAAGGTATAACGCATTACGCGTTGATATTTTTAAAAATCGTCCGCTGATCGGACACCTTCATTATCCACTATTCACTTCTGATCCCGCCCGAGAACTTCTGCGGTAGGCGGAGTTATTTTGGTATCACGCAGGAATTTTCTGTAAAACCAGCGTGTAAAACGCATAGGCAGTATAAAAAGTATCAGCTGTAAAAAACAGGGCGGGAAGAAATCCCTCAGACCTATGTAACCCTCGGTGAACAGCTTCCACCTGACAGCGACAAACCCCTTTGTAAGCCGCCAGCTTCGCCTTATCTCAGGGGTGCTTTCGCTGACCCTGTATCTCACAAGCACTTCGGGGATATTCTGCCCCTTAGCACCGCCTGCCAGCATTCTTACTGCGAAATCGTAGTCCTCGCAAAGCTTGAGATCACTGTAACCTCCGATCTCAAGCGCCTTGCTTTTGCGGAAAGCCACCGTCTGCCTGTTGAAAGGATTGCGGCGCCTTGAATAGTTCATTATTTCATCATGCATCAGCGGAACTTTTTTCAGCGTGAGGGTCTTGTCAGTGAGATCATCGAATTCTTCAACATAGCTGCCCACTATATCGAGTTTTTTATCCATCGCGAACATAAGCATCTCTTTCAAGCATCTTCCGCGCAGGGATACATCATCGCTGTCCATGCGGACTATGTACTCATAACGGCAGGCTTTTATACCTTTGTTGACTGCCTTGCCTGCACCCACGTTCTCATCGATACGCACTATGCGGAATATGTCTTTATATTCGTTCTGGAAGGATTTTACTATTACGTCCAGCGCATTGGTCAGCTTGCCGTCGCATACCAGAACAAAATCCGATGGAGGATAGGTCTGCTTTAACATGGATTCAAGACTCTGGTTCAGGTTTTCGGGAAGCTCTTTCTCATAGACCGACATGAGCACACTGTATTTCGGCAGTCTGTAACCCGCTACGACCACGGCATCACGCTCTTCCATGACAAAGCCCCCTTTCCCTTTTCTTTGATGCACCGAGCATAAAAAACTGATTTTTCGCTATTATATATAGTATAATTTTATCATATACAGCAAAAATTGTCAAGATGTAATGAATTTTTTGTTGCATTTTGTTTTATTGGATATATATTGTGAATGATAAACTGAGTTTTTTGGGTGTACATATCAACATTGTTGCCGAGAAAATAATGACTATTGGTCATTTTGCTGATTGACATATTTTGCAAATTGTGATATCATAATATCAACAAATGACCATTGGTCATGTTTATCAACTTCACTTACCGGAATTTTAAGAAATTATACCCTTTCTCTAAGAGAATTTTGTTAACAAATTGTAAAACTTGCCAGAGATACTTCAAACCCCTTTAAAAAGAAAAGAAAAGATGATATAATTGATTTGTATGTGCGAGTGTATTTCAAACCGAAAGGCAGGGCTAATACATGGAAAACCGTGAAAAACCAAAGCTTTCGGGTGATAATGCTTCGGTAACAAGGCCGCTTCTCCTGATGATATACAAATGGGGCGCGGTGCTGACAGTTATCGGATTTGCCGTCACACTGTTCCGGGGATTCAAAGTTTCACAGCTTTTGGGATTCTTGCTGGGCTACGGATTCATGTGCGCTCAGTTTGAATACTTTGGACGAAGCTGTGAAAGTGCAGTAAAGCTGGACAAAAAATCAGCTGTGCACAAAATGCGTGTGTGCTACGCCGTAAGGATGTCATCACTGGTGATACTCAGCTGTACCGCCGCATATACAGGTATTGCAAACTTCACGGGGATACTGATACCTCAGCTTTTCCCGAAAATGATACTTACAGCCGATCAGTTTTTCGGCAGGAAAGGATAGCTTATTATGAACGGATTGGGCGATGGTCCTAAGATAGTATTTGAGATCGGACCTCTGATATTTACCGAAACGGTAGTTATGGGCTGGCTGATAATAGTAGTGGTGACACTGCTTTGTCTGTGGCTTACAAAAGACCTTAAAAAGAAGCCTGAAGGCAAGCGTCAGATAGTCGCGGAGATGTTTGTGAACTTCGTAAACGGCATGGTAAAGCAGTCAATGGGCGAAAAGATGATGTACTACGCCCCCTACATAGGCGCACTGCTGGTATCTGCGGTGCTGGGCGCACTGATAAGTATGGTTGGTCTGAGGTCGATGACAGCGGATATAAACGTTACAGCCGCATGGGCGATAGTCACATTCGTGCTGATAACCTACACCAAGATAAAGACAAACGGTTTTCTGGGCTACCTTAAAGGATTCGCTCAGCCCGTATCTTTCATACTCCCGCTGAACCTTATAAGCGAGATCGCAACTCCCGCATCTATGGCATTCCGTCTTTTCGGTAACGTTGCGGGCGGCATGGTAATAACGGGACTTCTCTATTCCGCTTTGGGTGCGGCTTCATCAGCACTGCATCTGCACTTTGAATTCGGTGCATGGGCACTCAGCGTATTACAGGTAGGTATACCCGCCGTGCTGAGTATCTATTTCGACTTATTCTCTGGATGCATACAGGCTTACATATTCTCAACGCTGACTATGGTTAACGTTGCAGCAGCTGCTGAAGAATAAAGCCCGGTCCCCGTCAGGGGCAAAAATGTTAGATACGCAGTAAAACTGCGAACAAATATATGTAAACAAAACTTTGGAGGTTTTTATTATGTTAGGTGATAAGGCATTTGTATTAGGTTGTTCCGCACTGGGTGCAGGTCTGGCAATGATCGCAGGTATCGGACCCGGTATCGGTGAGGGCTACGCTGTTGGTAAAACTATCGAATCCATCGCAAGACAGCCCGAAGCACAGGGCGACTGCACAAGAACAATGTTCATCGGTGTCGCAATGGCAGAGTCAACCGGTATCTACGCTTTCGTTGTAGCGCTGATACTGATGTTCGGCAACCCCTTTATCGGCAAGCTGTAATATAGCTATATGTACAGTGTTCTGATATAAGGGAGGTTTTGCATAATGATACTGGCGAGAGGTGACGTTACCGATTTTCTGTCGGTAAATCTCACTACAATCATCGCTACATGGCTCAACCTGCTGATACTTTTCCTGGTCATGAAACATTTCCTGTTCAACAAAGTGAACAAGGTGATGGAGGACAGGAAAAACGAAGTCGCAGAGACTTACAAACAGGCGGACGAAGCCAAGGAAAGAGCCGAGAAGCTGGAGCAGGATTACGAAGAGCGCA from Ruminococcus albus AD2013 includes:
- a CDS encoding SpoVG family protein; its protein translation is MEITGIKIRKITERGRLRGIVSVTFDDVLAVHDIKIVQGEHRIFAAMPSRRDENGEFRDIVHPITASAREDIENRILLAYEEECIRRGVKY
- the murC gene encoding UDP-N-acetylmuramate--L-alanine ligase, with the protein product MSSVLTEEALSKIKRVHFIGIGGSGMYPLAQIFHTKGYEITGSDNNETETLEAVRKLGIKVFLGQRAENIEGAELIIYTAAIMADNPELIAAKASDAIVCERADILGVITGWYENALCVCGTHGKTTTSSMLTQIFVDAGEDISCVIGGKLPSIGGSGRAGKSKDMVCEACEYQDHFLKLHPDCAIILNVDADHLEYFKNIENIIKSFHTFADMASKAVIYNGDDANTRKSLEGISGKELISFGWNRANDYSAEIISKKGLVTKFTAFFKGEALGEVEINVPGDHNVLNALAAMAAARYSGLSFEAAAKGLASFHGAIRRFQLIDKVKGLTIVDDYAHHPKEIEVTLRAAKGLDFKRVWAVFQPFTYSRTEILMDDFARALEIADISVITDIMGSREKNEHGIYTEMLGAKTKNAVWFDTPHEVVDKQTAEQKEKNFDECIDYIIKNAEDGDILITFGCGDVYKLAKKLAKKLREID
- the lexA gene encoding transcriptional repressor LexA produces the protein MKVTDNERKVFEFIKERVEEGYPPTVREICAHFGFKSTSTAHRYIKTLTAKGFLEKSDNQNRAIKLVGGGGMLIPLVGTVTAGTPITAIEYVSEYISFQPARHYGNPLFALKVRGESMINAAILDGDTVVVEQTSVADNGQIVVALVEGSDATVKTFYKEEGHFRLQPENDTMDPIILDNVEILGRVVGVIRYI
- a CDS encoding zinc ribbon domain-containing protein, with translation MKITCRFCGANVDSSAKICPGCGKVIPAYKGAELGNKNQFSTDRERDGLAVSRLTTQTPYAATRSGRQMEKLDENYGTPKARKEHHPDNYDPRKDTKTSPYSTGTGSGKQAYRSVFSNGLANVIKFIIIITVGMFLYAVGKVFIVSHTNYDFNLNDNIQLESSSYGEAFDSYFEQCHWWFDFSVNKVTFTGIDKDGVEYKMVFGRAPDGQTAVKELRIDGKKITTEDADIMSTYILGMFMTPKEIKHVSATGKGL
- a CDS encoding glycosyl hydrolase, translated to MKKIKRIFALTLALTMSAGMIGCGNSTKEENGKNDTKSKSADDSTAEEKPAVTETTGDFDLSEFTAASDVSEDLSLEFEAEKGTLLNEAMIMDKAFAGEFSGDGYVALYEKDDEVTFDIELPAKGSYNVILRLASDNVNSENLITSDGNAIKKFTSGDPKFAEVTAENVLLEGGSHTLGVRAETGHIYVDTLKIVPADPVDLTQYEVTDTLCNPNASDNAKRLYSFLRAVYGKYTISGQYSGDNMGYESREFIEINKRTGKTPAILGLDVMNLGISTKVDHKAGGGDMVPIQAMDWYNNHNGIVTLCWHWHAPSQYLEVNGQPWWRGFYTDSTNFDLGKAMSGEDKEGYDAIVAELDNMAEQLKPLAEADIPILWRPLHEAAGDPRYPNNAWFWWGASGREPYLELYKLMYDKFVNEYHLDNLIWVWNAQNQSWYPGDEYVDIVGYDCYPAERDSSSQKYYYDLLKECSPTGSKIIAETENGAMFDPDAAFNEGTRWAYFSTWNGEFAIKDSQLSDRYTTFEMWDKIYAGERVLTLEELPDLKSWPIDLEAYLAAK
- a CDS encoding glycosyltransferase, translated to MEERDAVVVAGYRLPKYSVLMSVYEKELPENLNQSLESMLKQTYPPSDFVLVCDGKLTNALDVIVKSFQNEYKDIFRIVRIDENVGAGKAVNKGIKACRYEYIVRMDSDDVSLRGRCLKEMLMFAMDKKLDIVGSYVEEFDDLTDKTLTLKKVPLMHDEIMNYSRRRNPFNRQTVAFRKSKALEIGGYSDLKLCEDYDFAVRMLAGGAKGQNIPEVLVRYRVSESTPEIRRSWRLTKGFVAVRWKLFTEGYIGLRDFFPPCFLQLILFILPMRFTRWFYRKFLRDTKITPPTAEVLGRDQK
- a CDS encoding F0F1 ATP synthase subunit A, translating into MNGLGDGPKIVFEIGPLIFTETVVMGWLIIVVVTLLCLWLTKDLKKKPEGKRQIVAEMFVNFVNGMVKQSMGEKMMYYAPYIGALLVSAVLGALISMVGLRSMTADINVTAAWAIVTFVLITYTKIKTNGFLGYLKGFAQPVSFILPLNLISEIATPASMAFRLFGNVAGGMVITGLLYSALGAASSALHLHFEFGAWALSVLQVGIPAVLSIYFDLFSGCIQAYIFSTLTMVNVAAAAEE
- the atpE gene encoding ATP synthase F0 subunit C; amino-acid sequence: MLGDKAFVLGCSALGAGLAMIAGIGPGIGEGYAVGKTIESIARQPEAQGDCTRTMFIGVAMAESTGIYAFVVALILMFGNPFIGKL